A single genomic interval of Mucilaginibacter boryungensis harbors:
- a CDS encoding M13 family metallopeptidase — MTNKLKNLTTVSAVCFAVATLSTFTASAQHDSPKSIAGKFIVKKNFDEKVAPGDNFFEYANGNWVKDNPIPAKATRWGSFSIIAENNTKQLINILDEASSKPGQPKGSLKQRVGDLYASAMDSVTIDKRGYNPIKTDLQRVSQINTLDGVINETIYDRLNAVSGPLFGIGIGQDSKHPSQNIIQMGQGGTSLPDRDYYLKNDARTKKIQDAYHTYIVKLFTLTGSTEAEADAAANIVFNIEKQLAAAQWSRVDQRDPNKTYNKYSIAGFSKMTPHLNWVDITTKLKMGGQDSLLVGQPPFFKTLDSLLAATPVNDWKTYLKWNVLKGSAGALSAPFVKASFDFNAALSGQKVQAPRNERMAGLVDGIVGELLGQLYVQKYFSPEAKVYMVKMVNNLKEALADRIKNLDWMSAETKVRALKKLNAFTVKIAYPDKWQTYDGLTINRDDYFGNLKRASMWRYNYNVSQLGKPIDKTRWGMTPPTVNAYYNPVNNEIVFPAGILKFPFFDFEADDALNYGGIGAVIGHEMTHGFDDQGRQYDADGTLRDWWTKEDADKFKARANKVVEQYNALTVVDTATHVNGRLTLGENLADLGGLNVAYEAFKKTREGQSNEKIDGFTPDQRFFLSWAQVWRSSQRDEAARQRILTDPHSPEQFRTNAPITNMDAWYKAFNIQPGNKLYKKPEDRIKIW, encoded by the coding sequence ATGACTAATAAATTAAAAAATTTAACAACTGTAAGCGCAGTATGCTTTGCTGTCGCTACGTTAAGCACATTTACGGCCAGTGCCCAGCACGATTCGCCAAAATCAATTGCCGGCAAATTCATTGTTAAAAAGAATTTTGATGAAAAAGTAGCCCCAGGCGATAACTTTTTTGAATATGCCAATGGCAACTGGGTAAAAGATAACCCCATTCCTGCCAAAGCCACGCGCTGGGGCAGCTTCAGCATCATTGCCGAAAATAACACCAAACAGCTCATTAATATTTTAGATGAAGCGAGTTCAAAACCTGGTCAGCCAAAAGGTAGCTTAAAACAGCGTGTAGGCGATCTGTACGCCAGTGCGATGGATAGCGTAACTATTGACAAACGCGGTTACAATCCTATAAAAACCGATTTACAGCGCGTATCGCAGATAAACACCCTTGATGGGGTTATTAATGAGACCATTTATGATAGATTGAATGCTGTTTCGGGCCCGTTATTTGGCATTGGGATTGGTCAGGATTCAAAACATCCTTCACAAAACATCATCCAAATGGGACAAGGCGGCACCAGTCTGCCCGACCGTGATTACTATCTGAAAAATGATGCACGCACCAAAAAGATACAGGATGCTTACCATACTTACATAGTAAAACTATTCACGCTTACTGGTTCAACCGAAGCTGAGGCTGATGCTGCGGCCAATATTGTTTTCAATATAGAAAAACAACTGGCTGCCGCGCAATGGAGTCGGGTAGACCAACGCGACCCCAACAAAACTTACAATAAATACAGCATTGCGGGTTTCAGTAAAATGACACCACATCTTAACTGGGTTGATATTACCACCAAATTAAAAATGGGCGGACAGGACAGCCTGTTGGTTGGCCAGCCGCCGTTCTTTAAAACGTTGGATAGCCTTTTGGCTGCCACCCCAGTGAACGACTGGAAAACCTATTTAAAATGGAATGTGCTAAAAGGTTCAGCCGGTGCATTAAGCGCGCCATTTGTGAAAGCCAGTTTTGATTTTAACGCTGCACTAAGCGGTCAGAAAGTACAAGCGCCACGTAACGAACGTATGGCAGGCCTGGTTGATGGTATTGTTGGCGAACTTTTAGGCCAACTTTACGTGCAGAAATATTTCTCGCCCGAGGCAAAGGTTTACATGGTTAAAATGGTAAACAACCTTAAAGAAGCTTTGGCCGACCGCATTAAAAACCTGGATTGGATGAGCGCCGAAACCAAGGTCCGCGCGCTTAAAAAACTGAATGCTTTTACGGTAAAGATAGCCTACCCGGATAAATGGCAAACATACGATGGCTTAACCATTAATCGTGATGATTACTTCGGTAACCTGAAACGCGCATCCATGTGGCGTTATAACTATAATGTTAGCCAGTTAGGTAAACCTATTGATAAAACCCGCTGGGGTATGACGCCACCGACCGTGAATGCCTACTACAATCCGGTGAATAACGAGATTGTATTCCCCGCTGGCATATTAAAATTCCCTTTCTTTGATTTTGAAGCTGATGATGCCTTAAATTATGGCGGTATTGGTGCCGTTATCGGTCATGAAATGACCCATGGTTTTGACGACCAGGGACGCCAGTACGATGCCGATGGTACCCTGCGCGATTGGTGGACCAAAGAAGACGCCGATAAGTTTAAAGCCCGTGCCAATAAAGTGGTTGAACAATACAACGCTTTAACTGTTGTAGATACAGCCACCCATGTAAACGGAAGACTTACACTGGGCGAAAACCTGGCCGACCTGGGCGGCCTGAACGTAGCTTATGAAGCGTTCAAAAAGACAAGAGAAGGACAATCGAACGAGAAAATTGACGGTTTTACACCTGATCAGCGTTTCTTTTTATCCTGGGCCCAGGTTTGGCGTAGTTCGCAGCGCGATGAAGCTGCCCGCCAGCGTATTTTAACAGACCCGCATTCGCCGGAGCAATTCCGCACCAATGCACCAATAACAAATATGGATGCCTGGTATAAGGCTTTCAACATACAACCCGGTAACAAACTATATAAAAAACCGGAAGACCGCATTAAGATTTGGTAG
- a CDS encoding M13 family metallopeptidase: MSIKFSQLTTAGAVCFSAGIFMAFQAQAQHDSPKSIAGKYIVEKNMDKTVAPGNDFYEYANGNWIKENPIPAKETRWGTFNILRDENNKKVQSILVDAGKPGQKPGSAKQRVGDLYYSAMDSLTIEKRGYAPIARDLERIGQIKTVDGIINEVTFDRVNGASVGLFNVGVGTDTKHPDTYITNFGAGATSLPDRDNYLKSDPRSLKIQTAYKKYITDMFVLVGTSPAEAAKNAETVFNIEKQMASAQKSRVEMRDPNANYNKVNIDEFSKNYQHFNFRQILAASKITGQDSMLVSQPKTVKNLDEMLNTVPVADWQVYLKWHLLRGAAGSLSSPFVKTTFAYTSTLSGQQVQTPRNERMANLVDGSLPDLLGQLYVEKYFPQAAKTYMVNLVNNLKVALGERIQGLDWMSAETKERALKKLAAFSVKIAYPDKWQNYDGLTINRNDYYGNLRRISLYRYNENVGHLGKPVDKTRMGMSPPTVNASYSPNRNEITFPAGILQAPFFDFEADDAMNYGGIGAVIGHEMTHGFDDQGRQFDYDGALRDWWTPEDAAKFKAKAEKVAQQYDAFTILDTVHVNGKLTLGENLADLGGLNVAYTAFKKTKEGQSNTKIDGFTPDQRFFMSWAQVWRGSQRPEAAQTSIQTDPHSPAQARGNLPLTNIDAWYNAFDIKPTNKLYKKPEDRIKIW, from the coding sequence ATGAGTATTAAATTTAGTCAATTAACAACTGCCGGGGCTGTATGCTTTTCGGCAGGTATCTTCATGGCTTTCCAGGCGCAGGCACAGCACGATTCGCCAAAGTCTATAGCTGGAAAATATATCGTTGAAAAAAACATGGATAAAACCGTTGCCCCAGGTAACGACTTTTACGAATATGCCAATGGTAACTGGATAAAAGAAAACCCTATCCCCGCCAAGGAAACCCGCTGGGGTACATTCAATATCCTGCGCGACGAGAACAACAAAAAAGTACAAAGCATATTAGTTGATGCTGGTAAACCCGGACAAAAACCCGGCAGCGCCAAACAACGCGTGGGCGACCTATACTACAGTGCTATGGATAGTCTTACCATTGAAAAACGCGGCTACGCTCCTATCGCCAGGGATTTAGAACGCATTGGCCAGATAAAAACAGTTGATGGTATTATTAATGAGGTAACTTTCGACCGTGTGAATGGCGCGAGCGTTGGTTTATTCAACGTTGGTGTGGGTACCGATACCAAACACCCTGATACTTACATTACCAACTTCGGCGCCGGCGCTACCAGCTTGCCCGACAGGGATAATTACCTGAAAAGCGATCCACGCAGCCTGAAAATACAAACTGCTTACAAAAAATACATTACCGATATGTTTGTATTGGTAGGCACCAGCCCTGCTGAAGCAGCCAAAAATGCTGAAACTGTTTTCAACATTGAAAAACAAATGGCTTCGGCGCAAAAAAGCCGTGTTGAAATGCGCGACCCTAATGCCAACTACAATAAGGTGAATATTGATGAGTTCAGTAAAAACTATCAGCATTTTAATTTCAGGCAAATACTGGCTGCCTCAAAAATTACCGGACAGGATAGCATGCTGGTATCACAGCCCAAAACCGTTAAAAACCTGGACGAGATGCTTAACACCGTGCCGGTTGCCGATTGGCAGGTGTATTTAAAATGGCATTTATTACGCGGGGCGGCCGGATCGTTAAGCTCGCCATTTGTAAAAACCACCTTTGCTTATACCAGTACCTTGAGCGGGCAGCAAGTGCAGACCCCGCGTAACGAACGTATGGCCAACCTGGTTGACGGTAGTTTGCCCGACCTGTTGGGCCAGCTTTATGTAGAGAAATATTTCCCACAGGCAGCAAAAACCTATATGGTAAACCTGGTGAACAACCTTAAAGTTGCTTTGGGCGAACGTATACAAGGTTTAGATTGGATGAGCGCCGAGACTAAAGAACGTGCGCTTAAAAAGCTGGCTGCTTTCTCGGTAAAGATCGCCTATCCTGATAAATGGCAAAACTACGATGGCTTAACCATTAACCGTAACGATTATTATGGTAACCTGCGCAGGATATCCCTTTACCGTTATAATGAAAATGTTGGCCACCTGGGTAAACCGGTTGATAAAACCCGCATGGGGATGAGCCCTCCTACAGTTAACGCGTCATATAGTCCTAATCGTAACGAGATCACTTTCCCGGCTGGTATTTTGCAGGCCCCTTTCTTTGATTTTGAGGCTGACGATGCCATGAACTATGGTGGTATTGGTGCCGTTATCGGTCACGAAATGACACACGGATTTGACGACCAGGGTCGCCAGTTTGATTATGATGGCGCTTTACGCGATTGGTGGACACCGGAAGATGCCGCCAAATTTAAAGCCAAAGCCGAAAAGGTAGCACAGCAATACGATGCTTTTACTATTTTAGATACTGTACACGTAAATGGCAAGTTAACGTTAGGTGAAAACCTTGCCGACCTTGGTGGGTTAAACGTTGCTTACACCGCATTCAAGAAAACTAAAGAGGGACAAAGCAATACTAAAATTGATGGCTTTACGCCAGATCAGCGCTTCTTTATGTCGTGGGCACAGGTATGGCGCGGTTCACAACGGCCGGAAGCTGCACAAACCAGCATCCAAACCGACCCGCACTCGCCTGCGCAGGCCCGTGGAAACCTGCCTTTAACCAATATTGATGCCTGGTACAACGCGTTTGATATTAAACCGACAAACAAGCTATATAAAAAGCCGGAAGACCGTATTAAGATATGGTAA
- the lpdA gene encoding dihydrolipoyl dehydrogenase, which yields MDYDVIVIGSGPGGYVAAIRASQLGLKTAVVERESLGGICLNWGCIPTKALLKSAQVFEYLNHAADYGIKVAGGEVDFEAVVKRSRGVADGMSKGVQFLMKKNKIDVIVGTGKLKGKGQVEVSNDSGAKTYTAKHIILATGGRSRELPNLKQDGKKVIGYRQAMVLPKQPKSMVVVGSGAIGIEFAYFYNAIGTKVTVVEFLDNIVPLEDEEISKQLARILKKQGINIMTGSTVESVDSSGELCKVNVKTATGVEVLEAEVVLSAIGISTNIEGIGLEETGVKTDKGKVLVDDYYKTNVEGVYAIGDIVKGQALAHVASAEGITCVEKIAGLNPEPINYNNIPGCTYCAPEVASVGYTEKAAKEAGYEIKVGKFPFSASGKASAAGAKDGFVKVIFDAKYGEFLGAHMLGHNVTEMIAEVVAARKLETTGHEIIKTIHPHPTMSEALMEAAADAYGEVIHL from the coding sequence ATGGATTACGATGTAATTGTTATAGGGTCGGGCCCGGGCGGCTATGTAGCTGCAATCCGCGCATCCCAGCTGGGTTTAAAAACCGCAGTAGTTGAAAGAGAGTCCCTTGGCGGTATTTGCCTTAATTGGGGCTGTATCCCAACCAAAGCGCTGTTAAAAAGCGCCCAGGTATTTGAATACCTTAACCACGCGGCCGATTACGGTATTAAAGTAGCCGGTGGCGAAGTGGATTTTGAAGCCGTAGTAAAACGCAGCCGCGGTGTAGCTGATGGCATGAGCAAAGGTGTTCAGTTCCTGATGAAGAAGAATAAAATTGATGTAATAGTAGGTACCGGCAAGTTGAAGGGCAAAGGCCAGGTTGAAGTAAGCAACGATAGTGGCGCCAAAACTTATACCGCTAAACATATTATATTAGCTACAGGCGGCCGCAGCCGCGAATTGCCAAACCTGAAACAGGATGGCAAAAAAGTAATTGGCTACCGCCAGGCTATGGTGTTGCCAAAACAGCCAAAATCAATGGTGGTAGTTGGCTCGGGCGCAATCGGTATCGAGTTTGCTTATTTTTATAATGCTATTGGCACCAAGGTTACCGTAGTTGAATTTTTAGATAACATCGTTCCGCTGGAGGACGAGGAGATCTCGAAACAACTGGCACGCATCTTAAAGAAACAAGGTATCAACATCATGACTGGCTCTACCGTTGAATCGGTTGATTCGAGCGGCGAGCTTTGCAAAGTGAATGTAAAAACTGCTACCGGTGTTGAAGTGCTGGAAGCTGAAGTTGTATTATCAGCCATTGGTATCTCTACCAATATTGAAGGTATTGGTTTGGAAGAAACCGGCGTAAAAACCGATAAAGGCAAGGTACTGGTTGATGATTATTACAAAACCAACGTTGAAGGTGTTTATGCCATTGGCGATATTGTTAAAGGTCAGGCACTGGCCCACGTAGCTTCGGCCGAAGGTATTACCTGTGTAGAAAAGATTGCGGGTTTAAATCCCGAGCCTATTAATTATAATAACATCCCTGGCTGTACTTATTGCGCCCCTGAAGTTGCATCGGTAGGTTATACCGAAAAAGCGGCTAAGGAAGCAGGTTATGAAATTAAGGTAGGTAAGTTCCCATTCTCGGCATCGGGCAAAGCCAGTGCCGCAGGTGCTAAAGACGGTTTTGTTAAAGTGATTTTTGATGCGAAGTATGGCGAGTTTTTAGGCGCGCATATGCTGGGCCATAACGTTACCGAAATGATTGCCGAAGTAGTTGCCGCACGTAAGCTGGAAACTACCGGTCACGAGATCATTAAAACCATTCATCCACACCCTACCATGAGCGAGGCACTGATGGAAGCAGCCGCTGATGCTTACGGCGAAGTGATACACCTGTAA
- a CDS encoding M12 family metallopeptidase — protein sequence MKKKKIFTTSVKTLVLGILILSIGSCKKQSLTVEPSNKNVNVSFTPPSPVGKLHTLHFANHSTLHLVETTTGEFYMGGDIVLSKEQVNMLMNDTLKSKKSSLHLNSTFNTDFTKLWPNKTIYYTIDNPDNVSTINAAIAHWESNTAIRFVQRTNQANYVTFTCCPQNGNAAGDSEIGMKGGQQFIRLNGVVSLQTIIHEIGHTVGLFHEQQRADRDLYVYINYSNIKSSFTADYDTYIQNNKMGAETGPYDFNSVMGYDYYYSSVGYAGNTSPQIQPLNPNLPSYFFQGSGLSAGDIEGVRLMYTPIYVTYNITETVYEASEFVDNRDQEVSVNFWADAAHTIPGSPRSVDFIIYHTRDTGADQYNGPIHDILQWTPSRINIGDSYLYLGTMQQRMFYNQRMDLEPGSYYESMGLTQVH from the coding sequence ATGAAAAAGAAAAAAATTTTTACCACTAGCGTAAAAACGTTGGTATTAGGCATTCTGATATTATCTATCGGATCATGTAAAAAACAATCCTTAACAGTTGAGCCCTCCAATAAAAATGTCAACGTATCATTTACTCCCCCCAGCCCTGTTGGTAAATTACATACGCTCCATTTTGCAAATCATAGCACATTACATCTTGTTGAAACTACTACTGGTGAGTTTTATATGGGTGGTGATATAGTGCTATCAAAAGAGCAGGTAAATATGTTGATGAATGACACCTTGAAAAGTAAAAAGTCAAGTCTCCATCTCAATAGTACGTTTAACACCGATTTCACAAAACTATGGCCTAATAAAACAATTTATTACACCATAGATAATCCTGATAACGTATCAACTATAAACGCTGCTATAGCTCATTGGGAGAGCAATACTGCAATTCGATTTGTTCAGCGTACTAACCAGGCTAACTATGTCACGTTTACTTGCTGCCCGCAAAACGGTAACGCTGCAGGAGATTCTGAAATAGGCATGAAAGGCGGACAGCAATTTATCAGATTAAATGGCGTAGTATCCTTACAGACAATTATTCATGAAATCGGTCACACTGTGGGATTATTTCACGAACAGCAAAGGGCTGACAGAGATTTATATGTGTATATTAACTACTCCAATATCAAATCTAGCTTCACTGCAGATTATGATACATATATCCAAAATAATAAAATGGGTGCTGAAACGGGTCCATATGATTTTAACTCAGTAATGGGATACGATTATTATTATAGTTCTGTTGGATATGCTGGAAACACTAGTCCACAAATACAGCCATTAAATCCAAATTTACCAAGCTATTTTTTCCAGGGTTCGGGTTTATCTGCAGGTGATATCGAGGGTGTAAGGCTTATGTACACCCCTATCTATGTGACTTATAATATCACCGAAACGGTATATGAAGCATCAGAATTTGTAGACAATCGTGATCAGGAAGTAAGCGTAAATTTCTGGGCCGATGCGGCACATACAATACCGGGTAGCCCCCGTAGTGTTGATTTCATAATTTATCATACCCGTGATACAGGTGCGGATCAGTACAATGGGCCCATACATGATATTTTACAATGGACACCTTCCCGGATAAATATAGGCGATAGTTATTTATATCTTGGAACTATGCAACAACGGATGTTTTATAATCAGCGAATGGATTTAGAACCTGGTAGCTATTATGAAAGTATGGGATTAACTCAAGTTCATTAA
- a CDS encoding TonB-dependent receptor has product MRKHLLILLISMFTACVAFAQVTTSAISGTIKDSKGVTLPGATVKAVHVPSGTTYSTSTNANGLYTIPGMRIGGPYRVDVSFIGFKSTTYEGITLQLGQTFILNTTLAETGVNLQEVKISGTKVNTSGKLGASTNINRAQIAALPSISRSIVDYTRLTPQSTGTSFAGRDNRLNNTTVDGANLNNTFGTSSDPLPGGGAQPISIEAYDEISVNIAPFDVRQAGFTGAGIYATTKSGTNTFHGSAYTYYKDQSFNGNYIGDNFIGNNVAKSKTNTYGFTVGGPIIKNKLFFFANYETEKSTNPGISYSPTNGSGTGQVTPATVAELTSVQNYLKGKGYETGGFDNFPAFQPKKKNILAKLDWNINDKNKFTIKYSYLNATSDQQVNAQSIANGGAFISSNVTTGVAAASRTNLPNPRYSANQSIAFQNSNYGFKNVVATGTAELNTRFNSSMSNQLLVAFKKYDNPRTFGGSVFPTIDIFNGANSNYITAGMDPFTNNNEVIDNSTSYTDNFTYYAGKHTLTAGINYEYQRVGNAFMPGSNGHYIYNSLDDFLNDRAPIYFSYTYSLIPGVDKVFSADLKIGQWSAYVQDEYNVNPDFKLTYGIRVDRPTYLQDPVENPQVTALQLPDQNGNLRSYNGGKFPTTRFIFSPRVGFRLNLLDDKSLVLRGGMGIFTGRIPYVSLTNAPSNSGMYQFGGIATAAQLATIKFNPNPATYANLFPQTAGTTAQPNTALLDPNYKFPQVFRTDFAAEKNLGSGWSALFEALYTKDINATKVRNANLKAPTGTINEGDLTRIRYVGTGTNNAVQAIDRAIYPNLSSVIVLENTNKGYSAAFTGQLTKAFNNGLSASVAYTYTVSKEVTPNVGSTATSVWQSNYNVGTSNDVELRNSSYYVPHRIVANASYKFNYLGHASTTVGLFLQGQAGGSNSSLPPLSYIYGNDINGDGNASDLMYIPKRASELNIVQYTATVNGVTYTYTVQQQQAALEQFINNTPYLKKHRGEFADRNAAFLPWYTRVDLNVLQDFYINTGNNHKHTLEFSAVVQNLPNLLNKYWGIQKFATTTSPVLTAIDATTGLPTYTVRQLNGKLVNTPFQDATSATTWSILIGAKYIF; this is encoded by the coding sequence ATGAGGAAGCATTTACTCATTTTATTAATTTCCATGTTCACCGCATGCGTAGCCTTTGCGCAGGTAACTACCAGTGCTATTTCTGGTACTATTAAAGACAGTAAGGGCGTAACATTGCCAGGTGCAACTGTTAAAGCAGTACACGTACCATCAGGTACAACGTACTCAACTTCAACCAACGCTAACGGTTTGTATACCATCCCTGGTATGCGTATCGGCGGTCCGTACAGGGTTGATGTCTCTTTCATTGGCTTTAAGTCAACTACTTACGAAGGTATTACCCTGCAATTAGGTCAAACCTTTATCCTTAACACTACATTGGCCGAAACCGGTGTAAATTTACAGGAGGTGAAAATCTCTGGCACTAAAGTAAATACTTCAGGTAAACTGGGTGCAAGCACCAACATTAACCGCGCGCAAATTGCTGCTTTGCCTTCAATTAGCCGCAGTATAGTTGATTATACGCGTTTAACCCCACAATCAACAGGTACAAGTTTTGCCGGGCGCGATAACCGCTTAAACAATACCACTGTGGATGGCGCTAACCTAAACAACACTTTCGGCACATCTTCAGACCCACTTCCGGGTGGTGGTGCACAGCCAATCTCAATCGAAGCTTACGATGAGATCTCGGTTAATATTGCCCCATTCGACGTTAGGCAGGCAGGCTTTACCGGTGCAGGTATATATGCTACTACAAAAAGCGGTACCAACACATTCCACGGTTCGGCTTATACCTATTATAAAGACCAATCTTTCAACGGTAACTACATCGGCGATAACTTTATCGGTAACAACGTAGCTAAATCAAAAACCAATACTTATGGTTTTACAGTAGGCGGCCCCATTATTAAAAATAAATTGTTCTTCTTTGCCAACTACGAAACTGAAAAATCAACCAACCCAGGTATTTCCTATTCACCAACCAATGGTTCAGGTACCGGCCAGGTTACACCGGCTACTGTTGCTGAGTTAACCAGCGTTCAGAATTATTTAAAAGGTAAAGGTTATGAAACCGGTGGCTTTGATAACTTCCCGGCTTTCCAGCCAAAGAAGAAAAACATTTTGGCTAAGTTGGACTGGAACATCAACGATAAAAATAAATTTACCATTAAATATAGCTACTTGAATGCAACCAGCGATCAGCAGGTCAATGCACAATCAATTGCTAACGGAGGGGCGTTTATTTCAAGCAATGTTACTACAGGTGTAGCTGCAGCCAGCCGTACCAATTTACCTAATCCACGTTATAGTGCAAATCAATCTATTGCTTTCCAGAACTCTAACTACGGTTTCAAAAACGTAGTTGCTACCGGTACTGCCGAGTTAAACACTCGTTTCAATTCAAGCATGAGCAATCAGTTATTGGTGGCCTTTAAAAAATATGATAACCCCCGTACCTTTGGTGGTTCGGTTTTCCCAACGATTGATATTTTTAATGGTGCTAACAGTAACTACATTACTGCTGGTATGGACCCGTTCACCAACAATAATGAGGTTATAGATAACTCTACCAGCTACACCGATAACTTCACCTATTATGCAGGCAAGCACACGTTAACTGCGGGTATCAATTACGAATACCAAAGGGTGGGTAACGCGTTTATGCCAGGTTCAAACGGTCATTACATCTACAACTCGTTAGATGATTTTCTGAATGACAGGGCGCCAATCTATTTTTCATACACCTATTCATTAATACCAGGTGTAGATAAAGTATTTTCAGCTGACTTGAAAATTGGTCAGTGGAGCGCTTATGTACAGGATGAGTACAATGTTAACCCCGACTTTAAATTAACTTACGGTATTCGTGTTGACAGACCTACTTATTTACAGGACCCGGTTGAAAACCCTCAGGTTACTGCGCTTCAGTTGCCAGATCAGAACGGTAACTTAAGATCATATAATGGCGGTAAATTCCCTACTACCAGATTCATCTTCTCGCCAAGGGTAGGTTTCCGCTTAAACTTGCTTGATGATAAATCATTAGTGTTACGTGGCGGTATGGGTATCTTTACCGGCCGTATCCCTTACGTATCATTAACCAACGCGCCAAGCAATAGCGGTATGTACCAGTTTGGTGGTATTGCCACAGCGGCACAACTGGCTACGATTAAATTTAATCCAAACCCGGCTACTTACGCAAACTTGTTCCCGCAAACAGCAGGTACAACTGCACAGCCAAACACCGCGTTGTTAGATCCTAACTACAAATTCCCGCAGGTTTTCCGTACCGATTTTGCTGCCGAGAAAAACTTAGGCAGTGGCTGGTCAGCATTATTTGAAGCTTTATATACTAAAGACATTAATGCTACCAAAGTGCGCAACGCTAACCTGAAAGCGCCTACAGGTACTATTAACGAAGGTGATTTAACCCGTATACGTTATGTGGGTACAGGTACTAACAATGCTGTACAAGCTATAGACCGTGCTATTTACCCTAACCTTAGTTCGGTAATTGTATTAGAGAACACTAACAAAGGATACTCTGCTGCCTTCACTGGCCAGTTAACTAAAGCGTTCAATAACGGATTAAGCGCAAGTGTTGCCTATACCTACACTGTTTCTAAAGAAGTTACCCCTAACGTAGGTTCAACTGCTACTTCGGTATGGCAAAGTAATTACAATGTAGGTACATCTAACGATGTCGAGCTGCGCAACTCAAGCTATTATGTACCTCACCGTATCGTAGCTAACGCCAGTTATAAATTCAATTACCTGGGTCATGCTTCAACTACTGTTGGTCTGTTCTTACAAGGTCAGGCAGGTGGCTCAAACTCAAGCTTACCTCCATTGAGCTATATCTATGGTAATGATATTAATGGTGATGGTAATGCGTCAGATTTGATGTACATCCCGAAACGTGCAAGCGAACTGAACATTGTTCAATATACCGCTACCGTAAATGGGGTTACTTATACTTACACCGTACAACAACAGCAAGCTGCTTTAGAGCAATTTATTAACAACACCCCGTACCTGAAAAAACACCGGGGCGAATTTGCCGACAGGAACGCTGCGTTCTTACCTTGGTACACCCGTGTTGATTTAAACGTTCTGCAAGATTTTTATATAAATACTGGCAACAACCACAAACACACCTTGGAATTTAGCGCAGTAGTACAAAACTTGCCAAACTTATTGAACAAGTATTGGGGTATCCAGAAATTTGCTACTACTACCTCACCGGTACTAACGGCAATTGACGCCACTACCGGCTTACCAACCTATACTGTTAGGCAGTTAAATGGCAAATTGGTTAATACTCCATTCCAGGATGCAACTTCTGCTACTACCTGGAGCATATTAATTGGTGCTAAATACATTTTCTAA